A window from Zingiber officinale cultivar Zhangliang chromosome 7A, Zo_v1.1, whole genome shotgun sequence encodes these proteins:
- the LOC122002905 gene encoding protein CREG1-like yields MEGEGIAGSSSALLFFLLLLLFGDLSAVSGRPLSGGLGKPRPDDAAATARWLVAQNSWGVLSTISSELGGSPFGNVVSFSDGVPGEGCGVPYFYLTALDPTARHALADERSSFTISEFPLGSCGKIDPENPTCAKLTLTGKLKLLDNQTSETEFAQNALFSKHPEMEDWPKGHHFQIFKLLIKDLFLIDWFGGAKPLSPEQYFNNSKSSSAM; encoded by the exons ATGGAAGGTGAAGGCATCGCAGGTTCCTCGTCGGCGCTCCTCTTCTtcctgctcctcctcctctttggAGACCTCTCTGCCGTGAGTGGACGCCCCCTGTCCGGTGGCTTGGGGAAGCCTAGGCCTGACGATGCTGCCGCCACCGCCCGATGGCTTGTTGCGCAGAACTCATGGGGCGTCCTCAG TACCATATCAAGTGAATTAGGAGGATCTCCATTTGG AAATGTTGTTTCATTTAGTGATGGGGTGCCTGGTGAAGGCTGTGGTGTCCCTTACTTTTATTTGACAGCACTTGATCCAACTGCAAGACATGCTTTGGCCGATGAAAGATCATCTTTCACCATCAGCGAGTTTCCACTTGGATCCTGTGGAAAGATAGATCCTGAAAACCCTACTTGTGCCAAACTTACGCTCACAGGGAAG CTGAAATTGTTGGACAATCAAACTAGTGAAACAGAGTTTGCTCAAAATGCACTGTTCTCTAAGCACCCTGAAATGGAAG ATTGGCCAAAAGGCCACCACTTCCAAATTTTCAAACTCTTGATCAAGGACTTGTTCCTGATAGACTGGTTTGGTGGAGCCAAACCCCTATCGCCCGAGCAGTACTTCAACAATTCGAAGAGCTCTTCCGCAATGTAA